DNA from Elaeis guineensis isolate ETL-2024a chromosome 2, EG11, whole genome shotgun sequence:
TGTATCTTCTTGCTTCACTCTGAtaaatctgatagagatcagccaTCACGACCCTCGAAATATAAGAGTGGCCCCAAACCTTGACATCTGAACTACCAAAGATAGGAGTCACAACGGATAGCATCCAGTCTCTAAGCTGCTCACCAAATAGCCGATTGACAATCACTAGGTCCCACCCTCCACCATCTGAGCGGTGAAGATCTGCCACTCTCATAGCATCTGTCACCTCCACACTAACGAAGGTCAGCCACTAACTGAGTGGTAGTTCTCCAATCCAACGATCATGAAGGATGCTCACAGAACGGCCATCTCCCACCAACTATCTCGTCTGTCGGAAAACATCAGGAGCACAAGTACAAATCTCCCGCCAAAGAAAAGAAGCATTACGTCTCGGATGGGCGTCACCCCTAACAGGCAGCGGGCCATACTTGGCCAGCATGATTGAGCACCCTAAGGAGCCTGGATGAAGCAGAAGTCGGGCCACATGTCTCGCAATCAATGCCTCCTTCCTCACAACTAAGGATTGGATACCCAGACCACTCTCCTATTGGGATTGATAGATCACATCCCATGTCAACAGGTGGACACCACCCCCTCCTTCTGGATGAGAACTCTAAAGAAATCTATGAAAATGTTATTTCAGTCTTGCCATCATGGCTCTAAGGAGAACTGCCTGTGAAAATAGGTAAACAGGAATAGAAGTCAGAACTGACTTCACCAAGATAATTTGCTTCATCATAGACAATGCGTGGCCCTGCCACCCTTCCAACCGCTCCTCAATCGTTCGCTCCAAATCCACACGCTCCATCAGCCTTAGCCTACGCCTGGTGATCGGAATGCCAAAATACACAATAGTTTTACTGTGTTCACTGATCTCCGGAGTTGGGATCCTGAGAATAAAATCACCATCGATTTAAGAAGGTTGACTCTCTGTCTCGATGCCGCACAATACTCCACCAATATACTCCGGAAGCCCACGGCGGTCCGGGCCAGCTTCCCTCATTTACTTCGATTCTCTGTCCTCATTCAAATCCGGACAAGAGTGCATTcactcctccctccctctccctataAACACTTCCCCTCTCTCCACCCCAACCCTTCACATTATCCCATCGACGGAGGAAGAATCTGAAGATTTGTTATCCACTTACTTATTTTAGCTAACAAGAAAAGGACAACAATATCCATCTATTTTAGCTAGCAAGAAAAGGGCAATCAAGATTTGTTATCCACTTGGTCTACTTACTCAAAAGGGCTTGGTCACTTACTCAAAAGGGCGTCAAAGATTTGTTATCCAGCTGAtctacttacttattttagctggctacttacttattttagctggcaagaaaaggaaaagatTTGTTATGAATCCTTTCTTAATCTGTACAGCTTAGCTAGCATtctagatcattcttttgaattctaGATAGTCCTTTTCATTTGTATAAAAAAAAGGGAACCTCCTTATTAgtttttcaatcaaaaaatatgaagataattttttcttcattttaactTTCTCTGTTTGCCTTGTTTGCAAAATCCCAAACCCCCACGCACCACCATGGCCCATGTCTTGGTGCTCCCTTACCCCATGCAAAGCCACATTAACCCCATGCTCCAGTTCGCCAAGCGCCTGGCCATCAAGGGCCCCCGGACCACCCTCGTCCTCACCCACTTCATCATCAACACCGTCGATGTCGAGGCTGGCCCGGTCCACGTCGAGCCCATCTCCGACGGCCACGACGAAGGCGGCATGCAGTCCGCCGTCACCCTCGAAGACTACTTCCAAAAGCTTGACGAGTTCGGCTCCAAGACCCTCGAGGAGCTGATCCTGGCCCACGAGAACTCTGGCATTCCCTTCACCTGCATGATTTACGACAGCTTTGTGCCTTGGGGTCTCGCGGTGGCCAAGAAGCTCGGCCTACCGGCGATAGCTTTCTCGACGCAGTCATGCGCCGTGAGTGCTATTTACTACTATGTGAATGAAGGGAAGCTTGATGCCCCCGGGGTGCAAGCTATTGAGTCTTTGGAGGGTTTGCCGCCGATGGAGAGATCGGATTTCCCTTCATTTGCTTTCAGGAATGGATCATACCCGACCCTCACTGCATACGCACTGAATCAGTTCAAGATGGAGAAGGATGACTGGGTCCTCTTCAATTCTTTCGATGAGTTAGAGAGCGAGGTCAGATTTGATTTAACTTTGTTCTTTTTTTCACGCTTGCActgatctatatatatatatatatatatatatatatatatatatatatatatatgaacacctGCATTGCACCGCATGTTATAATTTTGGAAGGTGTTGATGAACCATGGTTCAATATTGTCACGAGTTTAACTAGATACACACCTTTGATTCAGTGCGTTCTCACAAAAACCACACACGACCGAGGTCTAAGCTACTCTGTCATAGCTTAAAATCTGATTATtaattttctgaaaaaaaaaaagaaaggaaaacgaAGAACTATTGATTGCAAAGACCTAAATAGGAGGTCTTCTTCTCTAATAGCTAAAGGAGAAAAAGTAATTCTGACCTATATACAATGCAAATGTATATACAAAACCATTAAACGGACTGATTTGAGCCCGTTATTCCACGATGAGGCATCTTATGCAAATGCATCTGACATCTTGAATGCTAACGGTTTCTGTTTCAAAGTTATGGCAGATTAAACTACCAAAGGTTTTTTTGTATAACGGTCGATATGTAGTAGGGAGTTCCAACTGGAGAGTGACATCATGCATCCCAGTTGTAAGATGGTGTCGCATCCGATGTTAAACGTATCCGGCGGGTGTTTAAAGAGTGAGGACaaaagtagtttttttttttaatatatattttattttttaactcaGAAATCTCCCCCTTAAAAAAAGTCGGTTGGCGTGCAACTTTCCAATTTCTTCTTTGGAGCTGGCATCATGCATGTAGCATGCCGAGCGATGGAGCGTGGGATCGCCCATGGTGCGCACGCGGCACTGCAGGATGCGCGTTGAATCCATGGATGGCATCCATCTTAGGATGGACGGTCATCCACGGGCATGGCCTGTGTGATGCACTTTTTGTATGCACTGTTAGAACGTGTGGTGGTTTCGTACGTatatatagtttaaaatttttataaattaaaatttatagacaataaaaataaaataaattaaaatattttttaatttaaatatatatatatcagatcaGATTTGAAAATCACGTACTGAATCTTCGTACGAGCACGTCACCATAAATTtaaaatctgaaagaaaaaaaaagatgaataggaagatcgaatctccatacctGATCGCTTTCCTTTGGATCTTACAGATGTTCAGGATTTCTGTCTAAGCTAcacaaatatccgacctctattGGTATTTATATGGAGATAATCCCCATCAGAAATTTAAAACCCCCAGAGTGCTAGCTTTCTTTCAGGCTTTGTTCCTCGACTTGGATCTAGCCTCTTTTCTTGAACGGGAAGAAACATAATTGTTGCACGAACCCTTTGCGCAAAACTTTTTAGAGAACTTTCACAACACCAAGAAAAGGAATAGGaacaatttctttctttttcttccctctCCAAATTCTCTCTTTCTCAAATCTAATCTGAGAACAAGGTCTGCACGAAGAGGAATAAGGGATGGTGATGAGAAGAAGAGATAACAGCAAGgcagaaaaaaatttctatcaacTCACACATGCACACCCTttcctttctcttatttttttgtcgcacaaaaatacTTGCCAACACCCATACCAGATatgatcagatctgatctaattcaaattaaatttgaatttgaccGGTCCTTACCTGGAAAGAGAGATGGCATTGAGAAAGAAGAAGGCTTGCGGTATGATGAAAAACCCATAAAAGAACCACTTCACGcacaccctcttttcttttttattttgtcacacaaaacaacTCATCCCAACACCAAACCAACTCCCTTATCTGATAAGAACTGATctaatttgattcaaaatcaaattagaattcAAATGGCATTGCTTCTTATCCAAAAAGGAAAGGGAAGGCACCATATCTCTTCACGTGCACAAGAGAAGAAATGTGTGGCAATTCTCAACACACCACACCCCTTTTGGTTGGCCAAATGGAGAGAGAAGCTCAGATCAATATAGGCTCAGGTggttagaattaattaggttcaatctgaattcaaatcgaatccaatttgatcctgattagaatcaaattcgaaagactgtcaatcctgatccaatcaggattgaaatccaaatctaacttggataattaactttaattagctttaaattaaattaagattaattaaattaaatttgatttaaattaattaagacttgatctataatttaatcaggtCCAATTAAattgcaacacttgcaattaagtccctatgttaacaattagcagttactaaatctgtaatacttataaattagcagttttcaaaattcaaaccatcaatccaattgataattcgaatatgatccaagccgcTGATCAGGCTAAgctccttttatgtgtgacccttcagattctattctatttggtagtgagacataccgtgatcttcatcatagtattatcgaaactctttttgatgggccgGAACGATTCCAACTTATCCCAATAAAGatcattgatccgaaaatgattctAATGAGttttcacaatctactagtgacgcctagtagtatgtagtgataattagCAGAATAGAAGAATGAACTTCTAGGTACAGTTACCATGTGAtacaattcttctatcatgagtcccgactagaaggaggtcatgaaaaacttatcaaacttcatcgtcagtcatatacttgATTGACTCGATTCGAGTTTATATGTGaatatcatgaaatttttttcagtattcacacttgttcTGGCCAGAGACttcctgaactcagtctcacgaatCGCATAAGATTACTTTTCTAtcgagatcgatagattttatctaggtgcatcttactccaaacagcaaatttGAACACACTGTAGCCAACATAGACAGCAAGAACCCGAATGACTAGGGATCAAgtaaacatgcagtcaaactacagtagcctTGCCGTGAATAGTCGAGGCACTGCAGGTTAAAGGATCACTCATACTACTGCAGTATcaaaaaattactgatgagtgaatagatatccaagtactttctcgtattggtcatgctcagtgcaagttattctttaacaactacctgcattctcatcccagtgtccccacactgcagactcgagactcatctgtccgaaagaGAGGTGATCTGCGCATCGATCTTAATcaaatcgatcactatcctccgtgatgatcctacaATCTGGAACATTTAGAAATGGATCAttaataatgtatatctcaaattctcaataccttgagaatatataaaattat
Protein-coding regions in this window:
- the LOC105036361 gene encoding indole-3-acetate beta-glucosyltransferase-like; its protein translation is MAHVLVLPYPMQSHINPMLQFAKRLAIKGPRTTLVLTHFIINTVDVEAGPVHVEPISDGHDEGGMQSAVTLEDYFQKLDEFGSKTLEELILAHENSGIPFTCMIYDSFVPWGLAVAKKLGLPAIAFSTQSCAVSAIYYYVNEGKLDAPGVQAIESLEGLPPMERSDFPSFAFRNGSYPTLTAYALNQFKMEKDDWVLFNSFDELESEHAERWSVGSPMVRTRHCRMRVESMDGIHLRMDGHPRAWPV